A stretch of the Oxyura jamaicensis isolate SHBP4307 breed ruddy duck chromosome 4, BPBGC_Ojam_1.0, whole genome shotgun sequence genome encodes the following:
- the LOC118166167 gene encoding serine protease 23-like, translating into MALSLPPWLHPSFPCDFHNPARCHVSGADPGCLGGTRGCPGGGVGAALPVLQLLGEEEPLWSAKGSPSRSSGTERSAPSAVSSSGRMTCCQVVAVLLLSFLPSAAAGGLLPALVPRSTLQLGRARFSAQPVLELTTRCDDACARREAALAPQDFQEYLSYETVYANGTRTLTTVELSPQGGGTEKRRQRRRKRQIYGTDGRFSISGNHFLLDYPFSATVKISTGCTGVLVSERHVLTAAHCIHNGKDYVKGAKKIKVGFLTPLQSAGNGTGPGGLAMLWARVRRTQVPKGWIRSPNSVSMDYDYALLELRRPHQRPYMKLAVAPAAEEMAGKRIHFSGFDSDRPGELVYRFCGVEDETAHLIYQHCDARPGASGSGVYGKVWDPVQHKWERKVVGVFSGHQWLEVAGEQHDYNVAVRLTAPKYAQICYWIKGDDKSCRNE; encoded by the exons ATGGCTCTCAGCCTCCCTCCGTGGCTCCACCCCTCATTCCCCTGCGACTTTCATAACCCAGCGCGCTGCCACGTGTCCGGTGCAGACCCTGGCTGCCttggggggacacggggctgtCCCGGCGGAGGCGTCGGAGCTGCTCTCcctgtgctccagctgctcGGCGAGGAAGAGCCTCTGTGGTCAGCCAAGGGGAGCCCATCTCG GAGCAGCGGGACAGAGCGGTCGGCTCCCTCTGCAGTCAGCAG CTCTGGCAGGATGACTTGCTGCCAGGTGGTTGCCgttctcctgctttccttccttcccagcgCTGCAGCCGGCGGCCTGCTTCCTGCCCTCGTTCCCCGGTCCACCCTGCAGCTAGGCAGAGCCCGGTTCTCGGCACAGCCCGTCCTGGAGCTGACGACACGCTGTGACGACGCGTGCGCCCGGCGGGAGGCTGCCTTGGCCCCCCAGGATTTCCAGGAGTACCTTTCTTACGAGACTGTGTACGCCAACGGCACCCGCACCCTCACCACAGTGGAGCTGAGCCCCCAGGGGGGTGGCACGGAGAAGAGGCGGCAGAGGCGGCGCAAGCGGCAGATTTACGGCACGGACGGGCGGTTTTCCATCAGTGGGAACCACTTCTTGCTGGACTACCCCTTCTCCGCCACCGTCAAGATCTCCACGGGGTGCACGGGGGTGCTCGTGTCCGAGCGGCACGTCCTCACAGCTGCCCACTGCATCCACAACGGCAAAGACTACGTGAAGGGGGCCAAGAAGATCAAGGTGGGCTTCCTGACGCCGCTGCAGAGCGCTGGCAAcgggacggggccgggggggctggcGATGCTCTGGGCTCGCGTGCGGCGCACGCAGGTGCCCAAGGGTTGGATTCGGAGCCCCAACTCGGTCAGCATGGACTACGACTATGCCCTTTTGGAGCTGCGCAGGCCACACCAGCGCCCCTACATGAAGCTGGCGGTGGCTCCAGCAGCGGAGGAGATGGCTGGGAAGAGGATTCATTTTTCGGGGTTTGACAGTGACCGGCCAGGCGAGCTGGTCTACCGCTTCTGCGGGGTGGAGGACGAGACGGCCCACCTCATCTACCAGCACTGCGATGCCAGGCCCGGTGCGTCCGGCTCTGGGGTGTATGGCAAGGTGTGGGACCCCGTACAGCACAAGTGGGAGAGGAAGGTGGTTGGGGTCTTCTCTGGGCACCAGTGGCTTGAAGTGGCCGGGGAGCAGCATGACTATAACGTTGCCGTTCGCCTGACTGCTCCAAAGTATGCTCAGATTTGTTACTGGATCAAAGGGGACGATAAAAGCTGCCGCAATGAATGA
- the SLC7A3 gene encoding cationic amino acid transporter 3, which translates to MFGGKMSSVGKKLIRRRMVDLSSEETRFARCLSTLDLIALGVGSTLGAGVYVLAGEVAKDRAGPSIVLCFLVAALSSVLAGLCYAEFGARVPKTGSAYLYSYVTVGEIWAFTTGWNLILSYVIGTASVARAWSAAFDNIIGNHISTFFMNKTTVHVPGVLAERPDFFALILIALLTALLAFGVSESALVNKIFTAVNLLVLGFVIIAGFIKGNIKNWQLTEKDYLDLMLPDVPDESRIKDFGSGGFVPFKLEGILTGAATCFYAFVGFDCIATTGEEARNPQRSIPIGIIVSLLICFVAYFGVSAALTLMVPYFLLDKGSPLPEAFKAVGWEPARYAVAVGSLCALSTSLLGSMFPMPRVIYAMAEDGLLFKFLSSINSRTKTPLSATITSGLLAAVMAFLLELKDLVDLMSIGTLLAYSLVAVCVLILRYQSGQLNSPKAMEMLELNGNEEERVVMNPTIAAMGAKEKEKLSLKTLFNPSSDTPTGLSGRIVYACVSVIATLITVICVVLTLKVNALKEADAGWISALVLLVVALLIPTIIIWRQPQSNARLNFKVPFLPLLPLISIFVNILLMVQLSAGTWARFAIWMAVGFMIYFGYGIRNSVEGKNAKESCAVAEKPLHHPELDLSPGATAV; encoded by the exons atgtttggaggaaaaatgaGCAGCGTCGGGAAGAAGCTGATCCGCCGGCGCATGGTGGATCTGAGCTCCGAGGAGACGCGTTTCGCTCGCTGCCTCTCCACACTGGACCTCATAGCCCTGGGGGTGGGCAGCACGCTGGGGGCTGGTGTGTACGTGCTGGCCGGGGAAGTGGCCAAGGATAGGGCTGGTCCCTCCATCGTCCTCTGCTTCCTGGTGGCTGCACTCTCTTCGGTACTGGCTGGGCTCTGCTACGCAGAGTTTGGGGCCCGCGTCCCCAAGACTGGCTCTGCCTACCTCTACAGCTACGTGACAGTCGGCGAGATCTGGGCTTTTACGACTGGCTGGAACCTCATCCTGTCCTACGTGATAG GTACGGCCAGTGTGGCCCGAGCGTGGAGCGCAGCGTTTGACAACATCATCGGCAACCACATCTCCACCTTCTTCATGAACAAGACCACGGTACACGTGCCGGGGGTGCTGGCCGAGCGCCCGGACTTCTTTGCACTGATCCTGATCGCGCTGCTTACTG CACTGCTGGCCTTCGGCGTCAGCGAGTCCGCTCTGGTGAACAAAATCTTCACGGCGGTGAACCTCTTGGTGCTGGGCTTCGTCATCATCGCCGGCTTCATCAAGGGAAACATCAAGAACTGGCAGCTCACGGAGAAGGACTACCTCGACCTCATGCTCCCAGACGTGCCGGATGAG tCCAGAATAAAAGACTTCGGATCTGGAGGGTTCGTCCCCTTTAAGCTGGAAGGGATCCTGACTGGTGCCGCCACGTGTTTCTATGCCTTTGTGGGGTTCGACTGCATCGCCACCACAG GGGAAGAAGCCAGGAACCCGCAGCGCTCCATCCCCATCGGCATCATCGTGTCCCTCCTCATCTGCTTCGTGGCCTATTTCGGGGTCTCTGCGGCACTCACCCTCATGGTGCCCTACTTCCTTCTGGACAAGGGGAGCCCGCTGCCCGAGGCTTTCAAGGCAGTGGGCTGGGAGCCCGCCCGCTACGCCGTCGCTGTCGGCTCGCTCTGCGCGCTCTCCACCAG CTTGCTGGGCTCCATGTTTCCCATGCCCCGTGTGATCTACGCCATGGCAGAAGATGGGCTGCTCTTCAAGTTCCTCTCCAGCATCAACAGCCGCACCAAGACTCCTCTTTCGGCCACTATCACCTCCGGGCTCCTTGCAG CGGTGATGGCCTTCCTGCTTGAACTGAAAGACCTGGTGGACCTCATGTCGATCGGCACGCTGCTGGCCTACTCCCTGGTCGCCGTGTGCGTGCTCATTCTCCG GTACCAGTCCGGGCAGCTGAACTCCCCAAAGGCCATGGAGATGCTGGAGCTGAACGGGAATGAGGAGGAGAGGGTTGTCATGAACCCGACCATCGCTGCCATGGGTGccaaggaaaaagagaagctgtCCCTGAAGACACTCTTCAACCCGTCCTCAGACACCCCCACAGGGCTCTCGGGGCGCATCGTCTATGCCTGCGTCTCCGTCATCG CCACCCTAATCACAGTCATCTGCGTGGTCCTGACCCTCAAGGTGAATGCGCTGAAGGAGGCCGACGCAGGCTGGATCTCGGCCCTGGTGCTGCTCGTCGTGGCTCTGCTCATTCCCACCATCATCATTTGGAGGCAGCCACAGAGCAATGCGAGGTTGAACTTCAAA GTACCTTTCCTCCCGCTCCTGCCGCTCATCAGCATCTTCGTTAACATCCTGCTGATGGTGCAGCTGAGTGCCGGCACCTGGGCGCGATTTGCCATCTGGATGGCCGTGG GTTTTATGATTTACTTTGGTTATGGGATTCGGAACAGCGTGGAAGGGAAGAATGCGAAGGAGTCCTGTGCTGTGGCTGAGAAGCCTCTGCACCACCCCGAGCTGGACCTCAGCCCCGGGGCCACCGCGGTCTGA